One Setaria viridis chromosome 7, Setaria_viridis_v4.0, whole genome shotgun sequence genomic region harbors:
- the LOC117863564 gene encoding probable LRR receptor-like serine/threonine-protein kinase At1g67720 has product MASAFTAAALLLFFHFQLLAPPSAAQPGFISLDCGGARDHTDAIGIQWTSDASFVSGGQAAQLLVQNGLRSQQFTTVRYFPADNRKYCYTMNVRNRTRYLVRATFLYGNFDNSNVYPKFDISLGASPWSTIVIDDATTPVVEEATILAAAPTLSVCLSNASTGQPFISTLELRQFNGSLYYTTDETRFFLALSARINFGAESNDSVRYPDDPFDRIWESDSVRRANYLVDVAPGTERISTTKPVFVGTNEEPPEKVMQTAVVGQDGSLNYRLDLEGFPANAWGVSYFAEIEDLAPNETRKFKLDVPGMPALSKPTVDVEENAQGKYRLYEPGYTNLSLPFVFSFGFKKTDDSSKGPILNALEIYKYVQITMGSQDANIMASMVSRYSQAGWAQEGGDPCLPASWSWVQCSSEDAPRVFSITLSGKNITGSIPVELTKLSGLLELRLDGNSFSGQIPDFSECHNLQYIHLENNQLTGELPPSLGDLPNLKELYIQNNKLSGQVPKSLFKRSIILNFSGNSGLHIVNSGISHTIVIICVVIGAIVLLGAAIGCYFFTSRRKKKHHEDTVVIAAPAKKLGSYFSEVATESAHRFSLSEIEDATDKFERRIGSGGFGIVYYGKLADGREIAVKLLTNDSYQGIREFLNEVTLLSRIHHRHLVTFLGYSQQDGKNILVYEFMHNGTLKEHLRGTADEKITSWLKRLEIAEDAAKGIEYLHTGCSPTIIHRDLKSSNILLDKNMRAKVADFGLSKPAVDGSHVSSIVRGTVGYLDPEYYISQQLTEKSDIYSFGVILLELISGHEPISNDNFGLNCRNIVAWARSHIESGNIHAIIDQSMDRGYDLQSVWKIAEVAIMCVKPKGAQRPPISEVLKEIQDAIAIERGPQHSVQIQQQLLLSNSNRSMSMADSSSANNNLDLDELLMRPGLR; this is encoded by the exons ATGGCTTccgccttcaccgccgccgctctcctcctcttcttccacttcCAGCTCCTTGCGCCGCCGTCCGCTGCGCAGCCTG GTTTCATTAGCTTGGACTGTGGGGGAGCTCGTGATCACACAGATGCCATCGGGATCCAGTGGACCTCCGATGCTTCCTTCGTCTCCGGTGGCCAGGCAGCACAATTGCTGGTCCAGAATGGCCTGCGGAGCCAGCAGTTCACTACCGTGCGCTATTTCCCAGCAGACAACAGGAAGTACTGCTACACCATGAACGTCAGGAACAGGACGCGCTACCTCGTCAGAGCCACTTTCCTCTATGGTAACTTCGACAATAGCAATGTCTACCCAAAGTTCGACATCTCCCTAGGAGCGTCTCCCTGGTCCACCATTGTCATCGATGACGCTACCACCCCCGTCGTTGAGGAAGCAACTATCCTGGCTGCTGCTCCCACGCTCAGCGTCTGCCTCTCCAATGCCAGCACAGGACAGCCCTTCATCTCCACTCTCGAGCTCCGCCAATTCAACGGTTCACTCTACTACACCACTGATGAGACACGCTTCTTTCTTGCGCTGTCTGCAAGGATAAATTTTGGAGCCGAAAGCAATGATTCTGTCAG ATACCCTGATGACCCGTTTGATAGAATCTGGGAATCTGATTCTGTGAGGAGAGCAAATTACCTTGTTGATGTTGCTCCGGGGACTGAAAGAATATCAACTACAAAGCCCGTATTTGTCGGTACCAATGAAGAACCACCTGAAAAGGTCATGCAAACAGCAGTAGTTGGCCAAGATGGGTCCTTGAACTACCGCCTTGATTTGGAAGGTTTCCCAGCAAATGCATGGGGAGTATCATATTTTGCAGAAATTGAAGATTTGGCACCAAATGAAACGAGAAAATTTAAGTTAGATGTCCCTGGCATGCCAGCACTCAGTAAACCAACTGTTGACGTGGAGGAGAATGCTCAGGGCAAATACCGTTTGTATGAACCAGGCTACACGAATTTGTCACTTCCGTTTGTTTTCTCCTTCGGGTTCAAGAAGACGGATGATTCTTCAAAGGGGCCTATTTTGAATGCCTTGGAGATATACAAATATGTCCAAATTACTATGGGATCTCAAGATG CAAATATCATGGCCAGCATGGTATCACGGTATTCACAAGCAGGTTGGGCACAAGAGGGTGGCGATCCGTGCTTACCAGCATCATGGTCCTGGGTGCAATGCAGTTCAGAAGATGCTCCAAGGGTATTCTCAAT cACATTGTCTGGGAAGAACATTACAGGAAGTATCCCAGTGGAACTGACAAAGCTATCAGGGCTGCTTGAGCT AAGGCTTGATGGAAATTCATTTTCTGGGCAAATTCCTGATTTCAGCGAATGCCATAATTTGCAGTATAT TCACCTTGAGAACAATCAGTTGACTGGTGAATTGCCGCCTTCTTTGGGAGACCTACCTAATTTGAAAGAACT GTATATCCAAAACAACAAGCTGTCTGGACAGGTTCCAAAATCACTTTTCAAGAGAAGCATTATTTTGAA CTTCTCAGGCAACAGTGGCCTTCACATCGTAAACAGTGGTATTAGCCACACCATAGTTATTATATGCGTGGTGATTGGGGCCATTGTGTTACTGGGTGCTGCTATTGGATGTTATTTCTTTACAAGTaggagaaagaagaaacatCATGAAG ACACAGTTGTTATTGCAGCACCAGCAAAAAAACTTGGCTCATATTTTAGTGAAGTAGCTACAGAATCAGCACACAGATTTTCTTTATCTGAAATTGAAGATGCTACTGACAAGTTTGAGAGAAGAATTGGCTCTGGAGGGTTTGGCATAGTATACTATGGAAAGTTGGCTGATGGGAGAGAAATTGCAGTCAAACTTCTCACAAATGACTCTTATCAAGGCATCCGAGAATTCTTGAATGAG GTCACATTGCTTTCCAGAATACATCATAGACACCTGGTTACATTCCTTGGTTACAGTCAGCAAGATGGCAAGAACATACTAGTGTACGAGTTCATGCATAATGGGACACTGAAAGAGCACCTTCGTG GTACTGCTGATGAAAAAATAACTAGCTGGCTGAAGCGTCTTGAGATTGCAGAAGATGCTGCAAAAG gtatAGAGTATCTCCACACAGGATGCTCCCCAACAATTATCCATAGAGACCTCAAGAGCAGCAACATTCTCCTTGACAAGAACATGAGAGCTAAAGTTGCGGACTTTGGGCTATCAAAACCTGCAGTGGATGGGTCTCATGTGTCAAGCATAGTTCGAGGAACAGTGGGATACCTGGATCCAGA GTACTATATCTCGCAGCAGCTGACAGAGAAGAGCGACATCTACAGCTTTGGTGTGATTTTGCTGGAGCTCATCTCAGGCCACGAGCCAATCTCAAATGACAACTTTGGGCTCAACTGCCGTAACATTGTTGCGTGG GCTCGATCGCACATCGAGAGCGGCAACATCCATGCCATCATTGATCAATCTATGGATAGAGGCTATGACCTGCAGTCGGTGTGGAAGATCGCGGAGGTGGCAATAATGTGTGTGAAGCCCAAGGGTGCACAGAGGCCACCCATCTCGGAGGTGCTCAAGGAGATCCAGGACGCCATTGCCATCGAGCGGGGACCCCAGCACTCTGTCCAAAtccagcagcagctgctcctGTCCAACAGCAACAGGTCCATGTCCATGGCTGATTCCTCGTCCGCCAACAACAACCTGGACTTGGACGAGTTGCTGATGCGCCCAGGTCTCAGATGA